The following coding sequences are from one Seonamhaeicola sp. ML3 window:
- a CDS encoding HAD-IIB family hydrolase, with amino-acid sequence MSKTYVDISGNIRLLSFDIDNTLIDFHTFKSNFKNVWETFKTKDVLLAYNTGRLIDDVLNLIDVGVLPAPNYIISGVGTHIYNYDELKVVKEFNNVLDDGWDLNIVEQIINKLSHPISEQPTKFQHAYKRSYYFHNASLDHIAEIEEDFNNANMDVNVVYSGEKFLDILPKYANKGNALHWLLKQLDIKTQEVLVAGDSGNDSAMFDLKGVKGIVVSNAHEELYSYTKHRKVYHAEQEKGDGVIEGLIYFGVFPKEAKVVSGIDHSHDFYIKKELEVIALEDEDEKVALIKEGYFKAVEALKKNITPLGFSACSIEDNVAHGTDENYYSVWARDGAITVIGSLPLSHDKEIHDCQRQTLITLLEHITKNGQIPSNVRIKDNVPDYSGVGGICSIDSGIWVVIAFYEYVSYTKDIDFLREYISDIKETMRWLGAHDSNNDALLEIPEAGDWTDLFGRSYNILYDEILWYRSNVCFGRMLEMLGDYDQAGEYIRWSQVIKKEILQNFWPSTQQKLFQSVSFAEKQFTLGDTSYLIAQTTPFDFSWRCDVLGNVLAFLHGTIDAEKAHQTFKFMLGVGVNDPYPVANVYPVVSPGDPDWRPYYTVNLLNLPNHYHNGGIWPFVGGFWVKFINKLGLKDVAISELYKLALINKEGINHEWEFTEWAHGTTGKPMGKAYQAWSAAQYISACHDLKIIKK; translated from the coding sequence ATGAGCAAAACTTATGTTGATATTTCAGGAAATATTCGTCTTTTATCATTTGATATTGACAACACATTAATAGATTTTCATACTTTCAAGAGTAACTTCAAAAACGTTTGGGAAACTTTTAAAACCAAAGACGTTTTACTGGCTTACAATACAGGGCGTTTAATAGATGATGTTTTAAACTTGATAGATGTGGGTGTATTGCCTGCACCAAATTATATTATTTCTGGTGTAGGTACACATATTTATAATTATGATGAGCTAAAGGTTGTAAAAGAATTTAATAACGTACTTGATGATGGATGGGACCTTAATATCGTAGAACAAATTATAAATAAATTAAGTCATCCAATTAGCGAGCAGCCTACAAAGTTTCAGCACGCTTATAAGAGAAGTTATTATTTTCACAATGCTAGCCTAGACCATATTGCAGAAATTGAAGAAGATTTTAATAACGCTAACATGGATGTTAATGTTGTATATTCCGGAGAAAAATTTTTAGACATACTCCCTAAATATGCTAATAAAGGTAATGCTTTACATTGGTTGCTCAAGCAGTTGGATATAAAGACCCAAGAGGTATTGGTGGCAGGAGATAGTGGTAATGATTCAGCCATGTTCGATTTAAAGGGGGTAAAGGGCATAGTGGTCTCTAATGCACATGAAGAGTTGTACAGCTATACTAAACATAGAAAAGTATATCATGCCGAGCAAGAAAAAGGAGACGGCGTTATAGAGGGCCTCATTTATTTTGGAGTTTTTCCTAAAGAGGCAAAAGTTGTTAGTGGAATAGACCATAGTCATGATTTTTATATTAAGAAGGAGTTAGAGGTTATAGCATTAGAAGACGAAGATGAAAAGGTAGCGTTAATAAAGGAAGGTTATTTTAAGGCAGTTGAGGCCTTAAAAAAGAATATTACACCTTTAGGGTTTTCTGCATGTTCTATTGAAGATAATGTTGCTCATGGTACTGATGAAAACTATTATAGTGTATGGGCACGAGATGGTGCTATTACTGTTATTGGTTCACTTCCACTTAGTCATGATAAAGAAATTCATGATTGCCAAAGGCAGACACTTATCACACTTTTGGAACATATAACCAAGAACGGCCAAATTCCATCAAATGTAAGAATTAAAGATAATGTTCCAGACTATTCTGGTGTTGGAGGCATCTGTTCTATAGATAGCGGTATTTGGGTAGTTATTGCCTTCTATGAATATGTAAGTTATACTAAGGATATCGATTTTTTAAGAGAATATATATCCGATATAAAAGAGACCATGCGGTGGTTAGGAGCTCATGATAGTAATAACGATGCCCTCTTAGAAATTCCAGAGGCAGGTGATTGGACAGATTTATTTGGAAGAAGTTACAACATACTTTACGATGAAATTTTGTGGTATCGATCCAATGTGTGTTTTGGTAGAATGTTGGAAATGTTGGGCGATTATGATCAAGCTGGTGAGTACATAAGGTGGTCTCAGGTAATAAAAAAAGAAATTTTACAAAATTTTTGGCCTTCAACACAGCAAAAATTATTTCAATCAGTTTCGTTTGCAGAAAAACAATTTACTCTAGGGGATACGTCATACTTAATAGCCCAAACAACACCTTTCGATTTTAGTTGGCGTTGCGATGTTTTAGGAAATGTTTTAGCATTTTTACACGGTACTATTGATGCTGAAAAAGCCCATCAAACGTTTAAGTTTATGCTTGGCGTTGGTGTTAATGACCCCTATCCAGTAGCCAATGTTTATCCAGTAGTAAGTCCTGGGGATCCAGATTGGAGACCATATTATACAGTAAATTTATTGAATTTACCTAACCACTATCATAATGGAGGTATATGGCCTTTTGTAGGTGGGTTTTGGGTTAAATTTATTAATAAATTAGGACTAAAAGACGTTGCTATTTCAGAACTGTATAAACTTGCTTTAATAAATAAGGAAGGTATAAATCACGAATGGGAATTTACAGAATGGGCTCATGGTACAACTGGTAAACCTATGGGTAAAGCATATCAAGCTTGGTCGGCCGCACAGTATATTTCTGCTTGTCACGATTTAAAAATTATTAAGAAATAA
- a CDS encoding magnesium chelatase → MKNIRTLGELKETGYQSKSIKDELRDNLVKKIKNKETTFTGVHGYENSVIPDLERAILSRHNINLLGLRGQAKTRLARLMLNLLDEYIPILEGSEINDDPLNPISRFAVELIKEKGDDTPISWLHKSERFAEKLATPDVTVADIIGDVDPIKAANLKLSYADDRVIHYGMIPRANRCIFVINELPDLQARIQVALFNILQEGDIQIRGFKLRLPLDIQFVFTANPEDYTNRGSIVTPLKDRIGSQILTHYPEDIKTARKITEQESNLVEGQKDSVYVPELAKDLLEQVVFEARKSEYIDIKSGVSARLSITAFENLLSTAERRALITGESKTTLRLSDFVGVIPAITGKVELVYEGEQEGAAFVAMTLIGDAIKHLFVEHFPKIEKLQRQDEDTPYDDIVSWFFNQKDGFELLDDLRDKEYHSLLKNITPLDDLLGKYQPNLSSEDTFFMKEFVLWALAEYKLLSKQRFAESIQFKDPYGSFIRGV, encoded by the coding sequence ATGAAAAATATTAGAACATTAGGAGAACTAAAGGAAACAGGATATCAATCTAAGTCTATAAAAGACGAATTACGAGATAACCTAGTCAAAAAAATAAAAAATAAGGAAACTACTTTTACAGGTGTTCATGGTTATGAGAATTCGGTAATTCCAGATTTAGAAAGAGCCATTCTATCAAGACATAATATTAACTTGTTGGGTCTACGAGGACAAGCAAAAACGCGCTTAGCCAGACTAATGCTTAACCTGCTCGATGAATATATTCCTATTTTAGAAGGTTCTGAAATCAATGATGACCCTTTAAATCCAATATCCAGATTTGCAGTAGAATTGATTAAAGAAAAAGGAGATGACACTCCAATTTCTTGGTTGCATAAAAGCGAGCGCTTTGCAGAAAAATTAGCAACACCAGATGTAACGGTAGCCGATATTATTGGTGATGTTGATCCCATAAAAGCAGCCAACTTAAAACTGAGTTATGCCGATGATCGGGTAATTCACTACGGAATGATTCCAAGAGCCAACCGTTGCATTTTTGTAATTAATGAGTTGCCAGATTTACAAGCTAGAATTCAGGTGGCCTTATTCAATATATTACAAGAAGGCGATATCCAAATTAGAGGTTTTAAGTTACGATTGCCTTTAGATATTCAATTTGTGTTTACGGCAAATCCAGAAGATTATACAAACAGAGGTAGTATTGTTACACCTTTAAAGGATAGAATAGGCTCACAGATATTAACACATTACCCCGAGGATATAAAAACGGCCAGAAAGATTACCGAACAGGAATCTAATTTAGTTGAAGGGCAGAAAGACAGTGTTTATGTTCCTGAGCTAGCCAAAGACCTTTTGGAACAAGTGGTGTTCGAAGCTAGAAAAAGTGAATACATAGATATTAAATCTGGTGTAAGTGCCCGATTAAGTATTACAGCATTCGAAAATCTATTAAGTACGGCAGAACGTAGAGCTTTAATTACCGGAGAAAGTAAAACAACTTTAAGGTTAAGCGACTTTGTAGGTGTTATCCCTGCTATAACAGGAAAGGTGGAACTTGTTTACGAAGGAGAGCAAGAAGGCGCAGCTTTTGTAGCCATGACCTTAATTGGTGACGCCATAAAACATTTATTTGTTGAGCATTTTCCGAAGATTGAAAAATTACAACGACAAGATGAAGATACACCCTACGATGATATTGTGTCTTGGTTTTTTAATCAAAAGGACGGCTTTGAACTTTTAGACGATTTAAGAGATAAAGAATATCACAGTTTGTTAAAAAACATAACACCTCTCGATGATTTATTAGGGAAATATCAACCAAATTTAAGCTCTGAAGATACTTTCTTTATGAAAGAATTCGTGCTTTGGGCTTTAGCCGAATATAAATTGTTAAGCAAACAACGCTTTGCAGAAAGCATTCAGTTTAAAGACCCTTATGGGAGTTTTATAAGGGGAGTCTAA
- a CDS encoding VWA domain-containing protein: MKNYEVSRKGFVFKKYEAPSKSPFDTLFEIFKELITHTSGDFDEAINWLLELDKEYKLTTPEYTIDDFIEDLKKKGYLREEIDPNGEPSLAITAKTERAIRQQALDQIFGKIKKSGKGNHKSKAQGIGDEHTGDYRSYQFGDALDKVSMTESLRNAQINHGINDFTLSENDLVVEESLHKSQMSTVLMIDISHSMILYGEDRITPAKKVAMALAELITTRYPKDTLDILVFGNDAWRIEIKDLPYLKVGPYHTNTVAGLQLAMDMLRRKRNTNKQIFMITDGKPSCLRLPDGQYYKNSFGLDPDIVNKCYMMAQQARKLHIPITTFMIAKDDYLMQFVREFTHANQGKAFYTGLKGLGEMIFEDYETNRKKRIKG; the protein is encoded by the coding sequence ATGAAAAACTATGAAGTTTCAAGAAAAGGGTTTGTGTTTAAAAAGTACGAAGCGCCCTCCAAGTCACCGTTCGATACACTCTTCGAAATTTTTAAAGAACTTATTACCCATACTTCCGGAGATTTTGATGAAGCTATTAACTGGTTACTCGAACTCGATAAAGAGTATAAACTTACTACACCAGAATATACTATCGATGATTTTATTGAAGACCTCAAAAAGAAAGGCTACTTAAGGGAGGAAATTGACCCTAATGGAGAGCCCTCTCTTGCCATAACGGCGAAAACAGAACGAGCCATACGGCAACAGGCTTTGGATCAAATATTTGGTAAGATTAAGAAAAGTGGTAAGGGAAATCATAAGAGCAAAGCTCAAGGTATAGGAGACGAGCATACAGGAGACTACAGGTCTTATCAATTTGGAGACGCTTTAGATAAGGTGTCTATGACCGAAAGTTTAAGAAATGCTCAAATTAATCACGGTATCAATGATTTTACCCTGTCTGAAAATGATTTAGTAGTAGAAGAGTCTCTACATAAATCGCAAATGAGTACAGTGCTCATGATAGATATCAGTCATAGTATGATATTGTATGGAGAAGATCGTATAACACCAGCGAAGAAAGTAGCTATGGCTCTAGCCGAACTCATTACCACGCGTTATCCAAAAGACACTCTGGATATTTTGGTCTTTGGAAATGATGCCTGGCGAATCGAAATAAAAGATTTACCCTACTTAAAGGTTGGACCATACCACACCAATACGGTTGCAGGTTTGCAATTGGCTATGGATATGTTAAGAAGAAAGCGAAATACCAATAAGCAAATATTCATGATAACCGATGGTAAGCCTAGCTGTTTGCGTTTACCAGATGGGCAATACTATAAAAATAGTTTTGGTTTAGATCCAGATATAGTAAATAAGTGTTACATGATGGCACAACAAGCTCGAAAATTACATATTCCGATAACTACATTTATGATTGCTAAAGATGACTATTTAATGCAGTTTGTTCGCGAATTTACTCATGCCAATCAAGGCAAAGCCTTTTATACAGGTTTAAAGGGCTTGGGCGAAATGATTTTTGAAGATTACGAAACAAATAGAAAAAAAAGAATAAAAGGTTAA
- a CDS encoding caspase family protein, whose translation MKKLALIFFFSLNFLFSQEAKIEVQQAYGFGLPNIDSKNGRLLTYGGYTDQSVKIWDLYSGFLLKTMDYPALVKNIVIDKENDRTFIGDKNGIDVLDNKTLKVIQQYPIKFLKNFVYDPNSKFIYFVSGTAEFDGNHTFQSLNPNTGKIESTYPKWPSEGYPMYAKLISAGDYTMIEFKTNFRENIYFETQSNTFQLFNGEHKDFFGNLDLLYFDIVDEKHIKVVRYSSVENKTVWETVLEAGRTKTGFTIHHPTFSFTPDKSRLWVAPSKAAMYELNSETGDIIGLINSSVDKRIITADNNFVYALEPTSDTYGAPSYFNKYRRYSEMPLTTFGSPIFDVNDLETYKYKQEKGLLFKNLNGDIGSVSINITGTSVTSYFTEYLQKFSLRGDFYTSKETKAVYYGMGKDEGVKQFTIGKPLSFKTQKISGDYKDKAVVNTNSKVAVTHNKNGFSVTDLKTQELLFSETFKGVNTIADFTAVVKDSDNEVGFLILNEVVPEAVYKRRIDYYDYKNKKLLWQREGEYTNLLFIEEQTKILTLNFEKQQVEIINVSNGEIDRVFKVPDIDFPNLVLNPSENLIIFSDYKSALKVYDLESGRLISETDKFIDGFTFVKFITDQIYVTLTNGHFRFYDVVTHEEILRLYVFIDGEWLAHTPEGLFEGSQKAWNRVLFTKGADIIPLNQIFNDFYTPNLTSTILNNQKVDTEKSVYSLNKAPEVSIEFNDGTRNISVKGEVQVFETNSKAQRFKLQADAFGDAIKEMRLYHNGKRVLASENSSDFAISLIEGENVITAVAVNSQNTESATRKVIAKYRPKKTEPKSDTIEIHLLTIGIDKYKNPRYNLNYAVADALGFKKAVMDGVKGFIPKIHTYSVQDKDANKANIINALKTIAEQSNPQDVFVFYYAGHGMMSEGDSKDFFLIPHDITQLFGNDDILNTKGVSATEIKDLSAIIPAQKQLFILDACQSGGAINTLASRGVAEEKAIAQLARSTGTHWLTASGSDQFATEFEKLGHGVFTYALLEALSGKADNGDSKVTVNELKAYLEVRVPEISEQYKGSAQYPASFGFGQDFPLSVKR comes from the coding sequence ATGAAGAAACTCGCACTTATATTTTTTTTCAGTTTAAATTTTCTTTTTTCTCAAGAAGCTAAAATCGAGGTACAGCAGGCTTACGGTTTTGGTTTACCGAATATAGACTCCAAAAACGGTAGATTATTGACCTACGGCGGGTATACCGATCAATCGGTAAAAATATGGGATTTATATTCTGGGTTCCTTCTAAAAACGATGGACTATCCAGCCTTAGTCAAGAATATTGTTATTGATAAAGAAAATGACAGAACCTTTATTGGTGATAAAAACGGTATTGATGTTTTAGATAATAAAACATTAAAGGTTATACAGCAATATCCCATAAAGTTCCTAAAGAACTTCGTCTACGACCCGAATAGCAAGTTCATTTATTTTGTATCGGGAACTGCCGAATTCGATGGCAATCATACGTTTCAAAGTTTAAATCCTAATACCGGAAAAATTGAAAGCACCTATCCTAAATGGCCTAGTGAAGGGTATCCCATGTATGCCAAATTAATTTCGGCTGGAGATTATACCATGATTGAATTCAAAACAAACTTTAGGGAAAATATTTATTTTGAAACGCAATCGAATACATTTCAGTTGTTCAATGGAGAACACAAAGATTTTTTTGGAAATCTGGATTTGTTGTACTTCGATATTGTTGACGAAAAACATATCAAGGTAGTTCGATACAGTTCGGTTGAAAATAAAACGGTTTGGGAAACGGTTTTAGAAGCAGGAAGAACAAAAACAGGTTTTACCATTCATCATCCTACGTTTTCTTTCACTCCTGATAAATCCCGGTTATGGGTCGCTCCTTCCAAAGCTGCAATGTATGAGCTAAATTCTGAAACTGGAGACATTATTGGTTTGATAAATTCTAGTGTCGATAAAAGAATAATTACGGCCGACAACAATTTTGTTTACGCCCTAGAACCAACATCTGACACCTATGGAGCGCCTTCCTACTTTAATAAATACAGGCGCTATTCCGAAATGCCTTTAACTACTTTTGGGAGCCCGATTTTTGATGTCAATGATTTAGAAACTTATAAATACAAACAAGAAAAAGGACTCTTGTTCAAGAATTTAAATGGAGATATTGGATCGGTTTCAATCAATATTACGGGAACATCAGTTACCAGTTATTTTACGGAATACCTTCAAAAGTTTTCATTAAGAGGAGACTTTTACACCAGTAAGGAAACCAAAGCTGTTTATTATGGTATGGGAAAAGATGAAGGGGTAAAGCAGTTTACTATAGGTAAACCTTTAAGCTTTAAGACTCAAAAAATATCTGGTGACTACAAGGATAAAGCGGTGGTCAATACGAATTCTAAAGTTGCTGTAACCCATAATAAAAACGGATTTTCTGTTACAGATTTAAAAACTCAGGAACTTCTGTTTTCAGAAACCTTTAAAGGTGTTAATACCATTGCTGATTTTACAGCGGTTGTGAAAGATAGTGATAATGAAGTTGGCTTTCTGATTTTGAACGAAGTGGTGCCAGAAGCCGTTTACAAAAGACGAATAGATTATTACGATTACAAAAATAAAAAGTTGTTGTGGCAAAGAGAAGGAGAGTATACAAATCTGTTATTTATAGAAGAACAAACCAAAATCCTAACGCTCAATTTTGAAAAGCAACAGGTAGAAATTATCAACGTTTCTAATGGAGAGATTGACAGGGTTTTCAAGGTTCCTGATATCGATTTTCCTAACTTAGTTTTAAATCCATCGGAGAATTTAATCATATTTTCAGATTATAAATCGGCCTTGAAAGTATATGATTTGGAGAGTGGACGTTTAATTAGTGAAACCGATAAATTTATTGATGGATTTACCTTTGTTAAATTTATAACTGATCAGATTTACGTTACCCTTACCAACGGACACTTTAGGTTTTATGATGTTGTAACTCACGAAGAAATACTCAGGCTTTACGTGTTTATAGATGGGGAGTGGCTGGCACACACACCAGAGGGACTATTCGAGGGTTCACAAAAAGCATGGAACAGAGTGTTGTTTACCAAGGGAGCCGATATTATACCATTGAACCAGATATTTAATGACTTTTATACGCCTAACCTTACGAGTACAATTTTAAATAATCAAAAAGTTGATACTGAAAAATCGGTTTATAGCCTTAATAAAGCACCAGAGGTTAGCATTGAATTCAATGATGGTACAAGGAATATTTCTGTAAAAGGGGAGGTTCAAGTTTTTGAAACCAATTCTAAAGCACAGCGTTTTAAGTTACAGGCAGACGCTTTTGGAGATGCCATTAAAGAAATGAGGTTATACCACAATGGAAAGCGTGTACTTGCTAGTGAAAATAGTTCTGATTTTGCTATTAGTTTAATTGAAGGAGAAAATGTAATTACGGCTGTTGCTGTTAATTCTCAAAATACGGAAAGTGCGACAAGAAAAGTTATCGCCAAATATCGGCCTAAGAAAACCGAGCCTAAATCGGATACCATTGAAATACATTTATTAACCATAGGAATTGATAAATATAAAAACCCTAGATATAATTTAAATTATGCGGTTGCCGATGCCCTTGGATTTAAAAAAGCGGTTATGGATGGTGTAAAAGGGTTTATACCTAAAATACACACCTATAGCGTTCAGGATAAAGATGCCAATAAAGCCAATATTATCAATGCCTTAAAAACAATTGCTGAACAGTCAAATCCACAAGATGTTTTTGTTTTTTATTATGCAGGACATGGTATGATGAGCGAAGGCGATTCAAAAGATTTTTTCCTAATACCGCATGATATTACCCAGCTTTTCGGAAACGATGATATATTAAATACAAAAGGAGTTTCTGCCACAGAAATTAAAGATTTATCTGCCATAATTCCTGCGCAAAAGCAACTATTTATATTAGATGCCTGCCAAAGTGGGGGCGCTATCAATACTTTGGCTTCAAGAGGTGTTGCAGAAGAAAAAGCTATAGCCCAACTAGCAAGAAGTACAGGTACACATTGGTTAACCGCAAGCGGCAGTGACCAATTCGCCACCGAGTTTGAAAAGCTTGGTCATGGGGTGTTTACTTATGCATTACTCGAGGCTTTATCTGGAAAAGCAGATAATGGCGACTCCAAAGTTACCGTTAATGAGCTTAAGGCATACTTAGAAGTTCGTGTTCCAGAAATTTCAGAGCAGTACAAAGGAAGCGCTCAGTATCCGGCTAGCTTTGGTTTTGGTCAGGATTTTCCATTATCAGTTAAACGATAA
- a CDS encoding Crp/Fnr family transcriptional regulator — protein MGKCEQCIIKQFNSLKALSKEELIRISACKTSRVIKKGEVIFEEGDMLNGVYCVRNGICKLTKLSANGKDQIVKMVVKGDLLGQRSVVGDERSNLQATALNDMEVCFIPKSEILKDLQKNPDFTFDVLKQMAKDLKEADDVIVNMAQKSVRQRMAETLLYIHDSFGVNPDGTLSVLLSREDFANIVGTATESAIRVLSQFKKEGLISSKGKHIKIEDLSGLSRVD, from the coding sequence ATGGGTAAATGTGAGCAGTGTATCATAAAACAGTTTAATTCATTAAAGGCACTTTCCAAAGAAGAGTTGATTAGGATTTCGGCTTGTAAAACATCCAGAGTTATAAAAAAAGGTGAAGTCATTTTTGAGGAAGGCGATATGCTTAATGGTGTTTATTGCGTAAGAAATGGTATTTGTAAATTAACCAAGTTGAGTGCAAACGGTAAAGATCAAATTGTAAAAATGGTGGTTAAGGGCGATTTGCTTGGGCAACGTTCTGTGGTTGGTGACGAACGGTCTAATTTACAAGCCACAGCACTAAACGATATGGAGGTGTGTTTTATTCCCAAAAGTGAAATTTTAAAGGATCTTCAAAAAAACCCAGATTTTACTTTCGATGTGTTAAAGCAGATGGCGAAAGACTTAAAAGAGGCAGATGACGTCATCGTAAATATGGCACAAAAATCTGTCAGGCAACGTATGGCAGAAACCTTGCTTTATATCCACGATAGTTTTGGTGTAAACCCAGATGGAACTTTAAGTGTGTTGCTTTCAAGAGAAGATTTTGCAAATATTGTAGGCACCGCCACAGAATCTGCTATAAGAGTACTTTCTCAATTTAAAAAAGAAGGACTCATTTCCTCAAAGGGCAAGCATATTAAAATAGAGGATCTAAGCGGGTTAAGCAGGGTAGATTAG
- a CDS encoding universal stress protein, translating to MENILIPTDFSTNAWNAVEYAVNFFKKSSCNFYILHVCSASGIENGIQDDLKETCEKRMQELLSKINQELPKFPKHRFFSIVDNGYIVNSVRTQVDKNHIDFIVMGTKGTSDLKKIPIGSNASSIITKVQCTTVIVPENAKYSDLKEIAFPTDFLSRYSSKTLESITSIVEKHKASARVLHIKNENTTLNEDQQRNKELLDDYLGANTHSFHFLANNQVENQVQDFVENKRINLITMFAKNLSYFEKILFHPKMPELKYYTDIPFLVLH from the coding sequence ATGGAAAATATTTTAATACCAACAGATTTTTCTACGAACGCATGGAATGCAGTAGAATATGCGGTTAATTTCTTTAAGAAATCTTCCTGCAATTTCTATATTCTTCATGTGTGTTCTGCGTCTGGTATTGAAAATGGAATTCAAGATGATTTAAAGGAGACCTGCGAAAAGCGCATGCAGGAATTGTTAAGCAAAATTAATCAGGAACTACCAAAATTTCCGAAGCATAGGTTTTTTAGCATAGTTGATAATGGATACATAGTCAATTCCGTAAGAACTCAAGTCGATAAGAACCATATAGATTTTATAGTAATGGGTACTAAGGGAACTTCAGATTTAAAGAAAATCCCAATAGGTAGTAATGCTTCTAGTATCATAACCAAAGTACAGTGCACTACTGTAATAGTTCCAGAGAATGCTAAGTATTCAGATTTAAAGGAAATCGCTTTTCCTACAGATTTTCTTTCCAGATATTCTTCAAAAACTTTAGAGTCTATTACAAGCATTGTTGAGAAACACAAAGCCTCTGCACGTGTTTTGCATATTAAAAACGAAAATACAACTCTAAACGAAGATCAACAGAGAAATAAAGAGCTTCTGGATGATTACTTAGGAGCCAACACACATAGTTTTCATTTTTTAGCTAATAATCAGGTAGAGAACCAGGTTCAGGATTTTGTTGAAAATAAGAGGATAAACCTTATTACCATGTTTGCGAAGAACCTAAGCTATTTTGAGAAGATTTTATTCCATCCTAAAATGCCAGAACTAAAATATTACACAGATATACCTTTTTTAGTATTGCATTAA
- a CDS encoding response regulator: protein MKKILLIEDDTILRENTSELLELSDYHVTTAPNGKAGLETALKIVPDIIVCDIMMPELDGYGVLEGLAKHEETMHIPFIFLSAKTERKDVRKGMDLGADDYITKPFEEDELISAIESRLAKAAILQERREHEIDKQAEESDIRDLNDLKNFFDDNGETYKFKKGETIYEEGQHSNHIYLIEKGLVKCHKLDEQGKDLTTALHKEDDLFGYTSFTQNITYKETAAAIQDTVLLGLSKHELQDILHANHNVTLEFIQLLNEDLVDAKDQLLQMAYSSVRKRTATTIIRFAEKLGSRPGEFIRISRNDLASVAGVATESLIRTLSRFKDKGLIEIEGRNIKVLNLADLQKIE, encoded by the coding sequence ATGAAAAAAATATTGTTAATAGAAGACGATACAATTTTAAGAGAGAATACATCCGAATTATTAGAGTTGTCTGACTATCACGTAACCACTGCTCCCAATGGTAAAGCTGGTTTGGAGACCGCTTTGAAAATAGTTCCAGATATTATAGTGTGTGATATCATGATGCCAGAATTAGATGGTTATGGCGTTTTAGAAGGATTGGCCAAGCATGAGGAAACCATGCATATTCCGTTTATATTTTTATCGGCCAAAACCGAACGCAAAGATGTACGCAAGGGTATGGATTTAGGTGCAGATGATTATATAACCAAGCCTTTTGAAGAAGATGAGCTTATTAGCGCCATAGAAAGTAGGTTGGCAAAAGCAGCTATTTTACAAGAACGAAGAGAACATGAAATCGATAAGCAAGCAGAGGAAAGTGATATTAGGGATTTAAACGATCTTAAAAATTTTTTCGATGATAATGGTGAAACCTATAAGTTTAAAAAGGGTGAAACGATTTATGAAGAAGGCCAGCATTCTAACCATATCTATTTAATAGAAAAAGGGCTTGTTAAATGTCATAAACTCGATGAACAAGGCAAAGATTTAACTACGGCCTTACACAAAGAAGACGACTTGTTCGGGTATACATCTTTTACCCAAAATATTACTTACAAAGAAACTGCTGCGGCCATTCAAGATACTGTCCTGTTGGGGCTTTCAAAGCATGAACTTCAAGATATTCTGCATGCCAATCATAATGTAACTTTAGAGTTTATTCAGTTATTAAATGAAGACTTGGTAGATGCCAAAGACCAGTTGCTTCAAATGGCATATAGTTCTGTGAGAAAAAGAACAGCTACGACCATTATAAGGTTTGCTGAAAAGTTGGGTAGTAGACCGGGAGAATTTATCAGGATTTCGCGAAACGATTTGGCAAGTGTAGCAGGTGTTGCCACAGAAAGTCTTATACGTACACTCTCGCGTTTTAAAGATAAAGGTTTAATTGAAATTGAAGGTAGGAATATCAAGGTGCTCAACTTAGCAGATCTTCAAAAAATAGAATAA